A segment of the Prevotella sp. HUN102 genome:
ATACGAGTGTTTTTCAGGATAATATTTTTACAAAAATATTGGAATCAGGATTAATGAACGAAGGAGGCAAGGAAACAAATTAGCAAGGATATTAAGTTGAAAAGAGGAAAGTTTAGAAGTAGGTTTATTCGCCACTCATAGTTTAGGGCAAAAGAAAAGGGAACGCATTTGCGCTCCCTTTCGTCTTTTTTGTAAATTGAAAATTTCTACTTGATTTTCTCCAAAAGCTCCTCCAGAGTTACCAGCAACTGTTCGCCGGTTGCCATTATCTTCAGAGTAATCTTGCCCTGCTCCATTTCATTGTCGCCTGCAAGCGCGACGAAAGGAATGTTCTTCGCATTGGCGTACGCCATCTGCTTCTTCATCTTCACGGAATCGGGGAAAATCTCAGTCCTGATATTGGCAAGACGGGCTTTGGAAACGATTGGCAAAACATAGTCGGTTTCCTTTTCTCCGAAGTTGATGAACAACAGTTGAGTGCCCTGCACGCTTTCCTTGGGATATAAATCCAATGCGTTCAACACGTCATAGATTCTGTCTGCACCGAAACTGATGCCTACTCCGGAAAGTCCCGGCATACCGAAGATGCCCGTAAGATTGTCGTAACGGCCGCCACCGGTAATAGAACCGATTGCAACGTCGAGTGCCTTCACTTCAAAAATGGCACCGGTATAATAATTCAGACCTCTCGCCAAAGTTAAATCAAGCTGAATTTCATTGTTCAGGGCTGTCTTCTTCAAGGCATCAAGAATGTATCTTGTCTCTTCAACGCCTTTCAGACCTGTTTCGCTTTCAGACAACACGCTTGCGATGGTCTCGAGTTTCTCGTCGTTCGTTCCTTCCAACTTGAAGATTGGCTGCAATTTTTCGATGCCTTCCTTGGATATTCCTTCCTTTTCAAGCTCTTCGTTCACGCTTTCCAGACCAATCTTGTCGAGCTTGTCGATAGCCGTTGTAATCTGAACTATCTTGTCTTGCTCGCCCATTACCTCCGCCAGACCGGTAAGAATCTTACGATTGTTGATTTTTATCTGCACACGCACACCGAACTTAGTGAACACCGTGTCTATAATCTGCATCAGCTCTACTTCATTGAGCAGCGATTCGGAGCCAACCACGTCGGCGTCGCACTGATAGAACTCACGGTAACGGCCTTTCTGTGGTCGGTCTGCGCGCCAGACAGGCTGAATCTGGTAACGCTTGAAAGGCAACTGCAACTCTTCACGGTGCATTACAACATACCGTGCAAACGGTACCGTGAGGTCGTAGCGCAGTCCTTTCTCGGAAAGTTTTGTCTGGAGCTTCAGCGTGTTGCGACCAACGAGTTCCTCATCTGTGCATCCTTTGAGGAAATCTCCCGAATTAAGTATCTTGAAAAGCAGTTTATCGCCCTCTTCGCCATATTTTCCCATCAGCGTCTGAAGGGTTTCCATAGCCGGAGTTTCTATCTGCTGGAAGCCATAAAGTGCATAAACTTCCTTTATCGTGTCGAATATATAATTTCTTTTTGCCATCTCCACCGATCCGAAATCTCTCGTACCCTTTGGGATGGATGGTTTATTTGCCATAGCCTTTTATTTTAATGGACGGAAAGACAAGTGAAGTAGTGAACCAATAAACTACCGACTTGGACTTCAAGTAATTTACTTGCTCACCCCCACTTACCTGTCTTCGCATTATTTTTATACTTATCTGTTTCTTTCAATCGTCTGTGCTCTGTCCGGACCTATCGAGATTACGCCAATCTTTGTTTCAAGGAAGTTCTCTATAAAGGCCACATACTCCTTAAATTCCTGCGGGAACTGCTCTTCGCTTGTGAAGCCGGTCATATCTGTTTTCCAACCTTTGAACTCCTTATAAACAGGCTTTACATCGATAATCTCGTATGGCAGTTCCTCAGTAATTGTTCCGTCAGGCAGTTCGTATGCGACACAAGCCTTGATGGTATCGAAATCATCGAGCACATCGCTCTTCATCATAATCAGCTCCGTTACGCCGTTTATCATTATGGAATAGCGCAGTTGAATGAGATCCACCCATCCACAGCGACGCTCTCTGCCGGTTACTGCACCGTATTCGTGGCCGAGATCGCGGAGTTTCTCGCCTGTCTCGTCGAACAGTTCTGTCGGGAACGGACCGAAACCGACACGTGTGCAGTATGCTTTCATAATGCCATAGACGTTTCCTATCTTATTCGGACCGATGCCCAGACCAGTACAAGCACCTGCTGATATGGTGTTTGAAGAAGTTACGAACGGATAAGAACCGAAATCAACATCGAGCATTGTGCCCTGAGCACCCTCGCAAAGCAGGTTCTTTCCATCACGGAGAATATGATTTATCTCGTGTTCGGAATCCACAAAACGGAAGTTCTTCATATATTCGATGCCTTCCAGCCACGTTTTCTCCACTTCCTCGAAGCCGTCAAAGTCTGTCCAACCCATCGAAGCCAGCATCTTCAGGTGGCGTTCCTTGTGCTGTGCGTATTTTTCCTCGAAGTTTTCGAGAATGTCGCCCACACGAAGACCGTTCCTACTGGTTTTATCCGTATAGGCAGGACCGATTCCCTTGCCGGTAGTTCCCACCTTTCCATCGCCCTTTGCAGCTTCCAACGCACGGTCGAGCACACGGTGTGTCGGCATAATAAGGTGTGCTTTCTTAGAGATATAAAGCCTTTCAGACAATGGATGCCCGCTCTTTTCCAAGTCCTTTGCCTCTCCCATAAAGAGATCCGGAGCCAATACCACGCCGTTTCCGATGATATTTACCTTGCCTCCTTGGAATATTCCCGACGGAATAGAGCGCAACACATATTTCTGACCTTCGAACTCCAAAGTGTGACCAGCGTTAGGACCACCCTGAAAACGTGCTATCACATCGTAGCGTGGAGTCAATACATCAACTATCTTTCCCTTGCCTTCGTCTCCCCATTGCAGTCCTAAGAGGACATCAACCTTACCTGTTTTCATTAGCTTTATCTTGTTTCTGTTTCAACTTGTTGCGTTCCCTCGACATCTTCGCCTGACAGCGGGAGCATACACCGTAGATGTATAGCGAGAAACCGTCTTTCCTGAATCGCTGAAATTTGGTATTGGCTATAGCATCGGTTATTTCCACTGCCTCTATCTCTGTAACGGCACCACATACCGTACAAATCTGATGTATGTGATCCTCGTTGTTGTAGCAGGCTTCGTATTTAGTCTGCCCGATGAAACGATGACGCACAACCAAACGCAGCTCTATGAAAAGCCGCATCGTATTATACAGGGTGGCTCTTGACACTCTGAAATTTGAATTTTCCAACGCCAAGCTCAGCTCGTCGAGCGAGAAATGCCCTTGCATATCATAGACAGCGTCGAGAATAGCAAACCTTTCAGATGTCTTTCGATGATTGTTCATCTCAAGATATCCGTCAAGAATATCCCTTACCTTTTCTTTGACTATATTTTTAGTCACTGTTGTCTGATTAAATTTCCCACAAAGTTAAATATTTTTAAGAACAAAATCCAAATAAGAAGTAGAAAAAAAAGTTAAATAAAAGGATTGGAAAGCAAGTAACCGAAGAAATAAGCTAACGCTTTGGAAAGACGCCTACCGTCTCATTCACACGAAAACATTTTCACGCACAGCCGAGCCAGTCCGCCCAAAACGCAAAAAGGAGGCACTCTGACTGTCAGAATGCCTCCCGAGATTGATATAGAAGATTAGGTGTTCAAGATTAAACGTACTTACTTTTTCCGTTTATTCTCTTCTAACTCTGCATCAAAAGATTTTGAACACCTGTCTCAATAAAACCTTTTACTTTATCAGATTCACCGAACGCTTGATGAACTCATTGAGCGATGCGCCTTTCAGCATACCGTTCTGGAGCAATGCAAGGTCGATAAGCTGATGAATGGTGCCGTTGTCCTTCGCATAACCGGCAATCACCTGCTTTTTCTCCTCACGCTGCTTGCTGAGGTTCTGTTCTGTATTGCTGAGGTCGTCCTTCTCCTCCTGCGTGATTTCCTCGGGCTTCTTCTTGCCCTGTTCCTGCTGAAGAATGGTCTGACGAGCCTGCAAACCCTTGATTTCGCTGAGGATAGGCTTCAGTGTTTCCTTCGTAGATGCTTCGCCCTCGGAGAGAATCTTCTTCACGAGTGCGTGGTCGGAATTGAGCACGAGCGTATAGGTGTCGGGCATCTGACCATAGAAAGCCATTCCCTGCTGATAACGGCTCATTTCCTTCATACGGCGCATATACTCGTTCTGCGTGATTATCACAGGCTGAGCATCCACACCCATAGCCTGAACGTCTACCATAAACTCGCTTTTATCCAACTTAGGAACCTGAGACTGGAACGCTTCTGACAAAATGTCGCGCTGCGTCTCGTTCAGGTCAAGCTCCGGCGCATTGTCCTTTGCGATGATACGGTCGATGGTATCGGAATCGACACGCACGAAGCGAGACTTCTCGAACTTCTGTTCCAACATAGAAACGGCAGGCACGTCGAGCTGTCCGTCGGTCAGCAACACGCTGTATCCCTTAGCCTTGGCAGCCTCAATATATGAGAATTGCTCTTCCTTGTCGGTTGCATAGAGATAAACGAGCTGACCGTCCTTGTCGGTCTGATTATCCTTAATCAGCGTTTTGTATTCCTCGAACGTGAAATGCCTGCCGTCTACATCCGTAAAGAGCGAGAAGTCCTTTGCACGGTCGTAGAAGTCGTTTTCAGAAAGCATACCATAGTTCACAAAGAGTTTCAGGTCTTCCCATTTTTCCTCGTAATCCTTACGGTTATCCTTGAAGATTCCGTTCAGTCTGTCTGCCACTTTCTTCGTGATGTAAGACGAAATCTTCTTCACGTTGGCATCGCTCTGCAAGTAGCTTCGGCTCACGTTCAAAGGAATATCCGGCGAATCTATCACGCCGTGCAGCAACGTAAGGAACTCGGGCACAATGCCCTCCACCTGATCCGTTACGAAAACCTGATTGCAATAGAGCTGAATCTTGTTGCGCTGCAGCTCTATGTTGTTCTTCACGCGCGGGAAGTAGAGAATACCCGTGAGGTTGAACGGATAGTCCACGTTCAGATGAATCCAGAACAGAGGTTCGTCGTTCATCGGGAAGAGCGTGCGGTAGAAGCTCTTATAGTCCTCATCCTTGATTTCAGATGGCGACTTCGACCACAACGGAGCCACGCTGTTGATTACGTTGTCCTCATCGGTATCCTGCATCTTGCCGTCCTTCCATTCCTGCTTCTTGCCGAGAATCACGGGCACTGCCATAAACTTGCAATACTTGTTGAGCAGTTCCTCTATCTTGCTCTTCTGAAGAAATTCTTTGCAGTCATCGTCGATGTGGAGCACGATGTCGCTGCCTCGGCTCTCCTTCTCGGTCTCCTCAAGCGTAAATTCAGGACTTCCGTCGCAGCTCCACTTCACGGCCTTCGCACCTTCTTTGTAGCTCTTCGTGATGATGTCCACCTTCTTGGCCACCATAAATGCCGAATAGAAGCCCAATCCGAAGTGTCCGATGATAGCCTCCGCCTTGTCCTGATATTTCTCCATAAAGTCGCTCACGCCGGAGAATGCAATCTGATTGATATACTTGTCAATTTCCTCTGCATCCATACCGATACCGTTGTCGCTGATGGTAAGCGTGCCTTCTTTCTCGTCGATCTTAATGCGTACAGCCAAATCGCCCTGTTCGCCCCTGAAGTCGCCTGTGATGGCAAGCGTCTTCAATTTCTGCGAAGCATCCACAGCGTTCGACACCAATTCACGAAGGAAGATTTCGTGGTCAGAATAAAGGAATTTCTTGATAACCGGAAAGATATTCTCCGTTGTTACTCCAATTTTACCTGTTTGCATAGTTCTGTATTTTAATTCTATTTTCTTATTTTTCTTCCCAACTATTTACAAATACCGTGCCAACAGCAGCTCTTTTCGCAACAAAAGCACTATTTCCGAAAAACATCTTCCACGGAAATTATCTCCACTTTCCGCGAAAGCAAAATCAGAGTTTGTAAAAATCAGTTACCGAAAAAACGTACCTCTCCCATCCTCGTTTTAGAGAAAACAGAGCCATTTCAGCACGTTTCCTCCTCCATTTTCCGAGCTTTTCCCCAGAAATATCCGAAGATTGCGTTGCGTTCTTGCGAAGAATGCACTGCATCCATCCGAAGATTGCAAAGCGAATCTGCGAAGAATATATCGCAAAAACAGTCCTTTCTTTCCATTTTATTTTCCCTTTTAGGAACAATTCAAGGAATTTATTATGCACAAAAAGAGCGTAACACAAGGCAAACCATTACGCTTCAACCACTTACATACGCACACTCATTTTGCCAATATTTGAAAAATAAAAATTACTGGCGCGAAATACGCGAATTATAGCGCAGCTTTTGTAAGAAATATTCATTGTGTGCCACAACCATTTTCCTGTGCCTACAAAGAGGATTTGGAATCAAGGAATCGCATACTATCAAGTTCGGATTTATCCCGAACCAAGGCAAGGAATAAAGATATGAAAGGACAAAAGATAAAGAAACGGGAGAACAAGGAAAAATCACAATAAAAAAACGCCCAATTACTCACGTAATCAGACGCTGAACATTTCTGACTCGAACCTCGCTTTTGTCCTATTGAAGACCTTTTGGATTCGAGAATCAGAAAATTTTGAAAATTTGTAGAATCCGTCTCTCGTGGATTTTCAAGCAATCCAAACGAGAAAACAGATCAATAAAATCTAATATCAATACGCCAGTTCGGGATAATAAATCTTAAAAAAGTTCCAGTTGTCTTTTATCTTCCACATATACTGACAGCCCATCCGGTTTATTTTCAAAGAAACAACATGCCGCCAATGCCGAGCATAAGTTCATGATGAAATTATGTATCG
Coding sequences within it:
- a CDS encoding adenylosuccinate synthase, which produces MKTGKVDVLLGLQWGDEGKGKIVDVLTPRYDVIARFQGGPNAGHTLEFEGQKYVLRSIPSGIFQGGKVNIIGNGVVLAPDLFMGEAKDLEKSGHPLSERLYISKKAHLIMPTHRVLDRALEAAKGDGKVGTTGKGIGPAYTDKTSRNGLRVGDILENFEEKYAQHKERHLKMLASMGWTDFDGFEEVEKTWLEGIEYMKNFRFVDSEHEINHILRDGKNLLCEGAQGTMLDVDFGSYPFVTSSNTISAGACTGLGIGPNKIGNVYGIMKAYCTRVGFGPFPTELFDETGEKLRDLGHEYGAVTGRERRCGWVDLIQLRYSIMINGVTELIMMKSDVLDDFDTIKACVAYELPDGTITEELPYEIIDVKPVYKEFKGWKTDMTGFTSEEQFPQEFKEYVAFIENFLETKIGVISIGPDRAQTIERNR
- the hisS gene encoding histidine--tRNA ligase; translated protein: MANKPSIPKGTRDFGSVEMAKRNYIFDTIKEVYALYGFQQIETPAMETLQTLMGKYGEEGDKLLFKILNSGDFLKGCTDEELVGRNTLKLQTKLSEKGLRYDLTVPFARYVVMHREELQLPFKRYQIQPVWRADRPQKGRYREFYQCDADVVGSESLLNEVELMQIIDTVFTKFGVRVQIKINNRKILTGLAEVMGEQDKIVQITTAIDKLDKIGLESVNEELEKEGISKEGIEKLQPIFKLEGTNDEKLETIASVLSESETGLKGVEETRYILDALKKTALNNEIQLDLTLARGLNYYTGAIFEVKALDVAIGSITGGGRYDNLTGIFGMPGLSGVGISFGADRIYDVLNALDLYPKESVQGTQLLFINFGEKETDYVLPIVSKARLANIRTEIFPDSVKMKKQMAYANAKNIPFVALAGDNEMEQGKITLKIMATGEQLLVTLEELLEKIK
- a CDS encoding Fur family transcriptional regulator, which codes for MTKNIVKEKVRDILDGYLEMNNHRKTSERFAILDAVYDMQGHFSLDELSLALENSNFRVSRATLYNTMRLFIELRLVVRHRFIGQTKYEACYNNEDHIHQICTVCGAVTEIEAVEITDAIANTKFQRFRKDGFSLYIYGVCSRCQAKMSRERNKLKQKQDKANENR
- the htpG gene encoding molecular chaperone HtpG, with the protein product MQTGKIGVTTENIFPVIKKFLYSDHEIFLRELVSNAVDASQKLKTLAITGDFRGEQGDLAVRIKIDEKEGTLTISDNGIGMDAEEIDKYINQIAFSGVSDFMEKYQDKAEAIIGHFGLGFYSAFMVAKKVDIITKSYKEGAKAVKWSCDGSPEFTLEETEKESRGSDIVLHIDDDCKEFLQKSKIEELLNKYCKFMAVPVILGKKQEWKDGKMQDTDEDNVINSVAPLWSKSPSEIKDEDYKSFYRTLFPMNDEPLFWIHLNVDYPFNLTGILYFPRVKNNIELQRNKIQLYCNQVFVTDQVEGIVPEFLTLLHGVIDSPDIPLNVSRSYLQSDANVKKISSYITKKVADRLNGIFKDNRKDYEEKWEDLKLFVNYGMLSENDFYDRAKDFSLFTDVDGRHFTFEEYKTLIKDNQTDKDGQLVYLYATDKEEQFSYIEAAKAKGYSVLLTDGQLDVPAVSMLEQKFEKSRFVRVDSDTIDRIIAKDNAPELDLNETQRDILSEAFQSQVPKLDKSEFMVDVQAMGVDAQPVIITQNEYMRRMKEMSRYQQGMAFYGQMPDTYTLVLNSDHALVKKILSEGEASTKETLKPILSEIKGLQARQTILQQEQGKKKPEEITQEEKDDLSNTEQNLSKQREEKKQVIAGYAKDNGTIHQLIDLALLQNGMLKGASLNEFIKRSVNLIK